Within Micromonospora narathiwatensis, the genomic segment CCGCCGGGCGGGGCGCCGGGTCGGCCGGCACCGGCGCGCCGGTCAGCCGGGCCCACGCGGCGGCGAGCGAGCGGGGCTCACCCCAGCGGCCGGCGTGGCCGAGCAGCAGCGCCTCGGTCAGCTCGACGTCGTGGCAGCGGTCCAGCCGGACGTCGGCGCGCAGCAGCGCCGGATAGATCGGGACGCCGGTGGCCCAGACCCATCGGGGCCGCTCGGCGGCCTCGCGGGCGGCCACCGCGGCGGCCAGGTCGGCCACCGGCTCGGCCGGACCGGTGGGTCGGCCGGCCGGGTCGAGGGGTTGCAGCACACCCCCGCCCCGCTCGTCGGACACCACCGCCACCAGCACGAACGTGATTCTGCCTCGCCCGTCTGACACTTCGGAGAAGGCAGGGCCCCTTCTTGACACGCGTCAAGAAGGGGCCGCTCCGAACCCGGGGGCCGGAGGGTTACTTGCCGACGCCGGCGGTGAGGCCGGACTGGACCTGGCGTTGGAAGACGATGTACACGATCAGGACCGGCAGCATGGCCATGGTGACGCCGGCGAAGAGGCCGGACCAGTCGGACTTGTAGCCCTGGTTGACCGACAGTTCGATCAGCCCCTGGGAGATCACCTGGTGCTTCGGCTCGCCGGAGAGCGACTGCATGAGCAGGGTCGGCAGGTACCACTGGTTCCACTGGCCGAGCACGTTGAAAATGCCGATGCTGATCAGGCCCGGCTTGGCCATCGGCAGCATGACGTTGAAGAAGGTCCGGGTGTGTGAGGCCCCGTCGACCATGGCCGCCTCGGCGATCGAGTGGGGCAGCGTCCGGAAGAACGAGTGCATGAAGAAGATCGTGAAGGACAGCGACCAGGCCACGTAGACCAGGATCAGCATCAGGTGCTTGTTCGGGCCGAGCAGCGGGAACACCACGTTCATGTTGTAGACGCCCTTGAACAGTGGCACCGCGGCGAGGTAGATCGGCAGGGTCAGCCCCGACAGGAACATCCAGTAGATCAGCCGGTTGCCGCGGAACTGATAGCGGGCCAGCGCGTAGGCCGCCATCGAGCCCAGCAGCATCGTCAGGGTCACGCTGCCGACGAGCACGAGCACCGTGTTCAGGAAGAAGCTGTCGATCCCGGCCGTCCACGCCCGAGCGAAGTTGTCCCAATGCAGCCTGCTCGGGATCAGGGAGAGCGGCTTGCGGATGACTTCCGAGTCGCTCTTGAGCGCCGACATCACCACCCACAGCAGCGGGTAGATGACCATCAGGGCCCAGACGACCAGGAACAGGTGGGAGAAGCCGTTGAAGATCCGGCTTCCGATTCCGGCCGCGCGGGGCTCGGCCCGCCGTGCGCGCGCCGGGTGGGCAGGCGTGGTGTGATCGGCTTGGCCGAGACCGTGCGTCGCCGTGCTCATCGTCGCGCCTCCTTCAGAACTCGATACGATCACGACGGGTGATCCTCAGCTGCACCGCGGCGAGCAGGATCGTGAAGATGG encodes:
- a CDS encoding carbohydrate ABC transporter permease, with amino-acid sequence MSTATHGLGQADHTTPAHPARARRAEPRAAGIGSRIFNGFSHLFLVVWALMVIYPLLWVVMSALKSDSEVIRKPLSLIPSRLHWDNFARAWTAGIDSFFLNTVLVLVGSVTLTMLLGSMAAYALARYQFRGNRLIYWMFLSGLTLPIYLAAVPLFKGVYNMNVVFPLLGPNKHLMLILVYVAWSLSFTIFFMHSFFRTLPHSIAEAAMVDGASHTRTFFNVMLPMAKPGLISIGIFNVLGQWNQWYLPTLLMQSLSGEPKHQVISQGLIELSVNQGYKSDWSGLFAGVTMAMLPVLIVYIVFQRQVQSGLTAGVGK